DNA sequence from the Nicotiana tomentosiformis chromosome 3, ASM39032v3, whole genome shotgun sequence genome:
TGCTCTCACGGGTGAGTCATTACCCGTGACAAAGAACCCTGGCGAAGGAGTGTTCTCTGGTTCCACCTGTAAACAAGGTGAAATTGAGGCTGTTGTCATTGCCACTGGAATCAGTACCTTTTTCGGAAAAGCTGCTCACCTTGTTGATAGTACCAATAATGTTGGCCACTTCCAGAAggtaaaatttgatatttttctagGTACTGAATTCTGATCGAAAAGTTGAATTTCACGTTAGCAAACCATGTTTTCAGTAAGTTGACCAGCAAACATTCTTGCACTGTTTCTAATATTATTCccaaataattttcatatttGATGGTTTGAAAGCATATTAGATCTGTATAAGATTTTCAGTAGTTTTTTGTTTTCCAActgattttgatgattttgacAGGTTTTGACAGCAATAGGAAACTTCTGCATATGTTCCATTCTGGTTGGAATCATCATAGAGATATTGGTGATGTACCCAATTcagcacagaaagtacagagatGGAATTGATAATCTGCTTGTTCTTCTCATTGGAGGAATTCCAATAGCTATGCCTACTGTATTATCAGTTACTATGGCAATTGGATCCCACAAGTTGTCGCAACAAGGTGCCATCACTAAGAGGATGACTGCTATAGAAGAGATGGCTGGAATGGATGTACTATGTAGTGACAAGACAGGAACTCTTACATTGAACAAGCTTGAAGTAGACAAAAACTTAGTTGAGGTTGGTGAATTAACACGCCGTTCTAGTATAGTGTTTGAAGAGATAAGCCAAAAAGTAAGCTAACTAGATTGTCTTGTTGGGGAGGGGTGGTACAGGTTTTCGCAAAGGATATTGACCAAGATACAGTTATTCTTCTCGGGGCCAGAGCTTCAAGGGTGGAAAACCAGGATGCTATTGATGCTTGCATTGTAGGAATGTTGGCAGATGCCAAAGAGGTAGTAATTAAAAGTAGTATCAAATTCAACTTGCTCATAATTTTGGTTGTGGAAAATACTCACTTAATTTCAGCGTGCTTGAGGCAAATTTATCTCTGCACGTCTGATAGGCATCATTAGCCAGCTTTGATCATTAGATTAGTTCATCAACTTACGTGTACCTGAATTTTAGATTTATTTGTGCTCCCTAGGCTAGAGCTGGGATCCAAGAAGTGCACTTCTTGCCTTTCAACCCTGTAGACAAGCGCACAGCTATTACTTACATAGACGCCAATGGCAATTGGCATAGAGTTAGCAAAGGTGCACCTGAACAGGTAAGCCATAACTTGACACTTCTCTCTCTGTCTTATAACTGAGCGGTAATGTGCTTGATCATTTGATTTGTTTTATCAGATCATTGAGCTTTGTGGCCTAAGCGAGGATGTGAAGAGGAGAGTTCACTCTGTCATTGACAAGTTTGCTGATCGTGGTCTTCGCTCTCTTGCAGTGGCTCAACAGGTGAAATTTAACAAAGCAAAGTCTCTAGTATTGTATTTCTTTTGTGCATCAAACTGAAGCCAGTGTTTGGTTCTTTGTAAATACAGACAGTACCAGAGAGGACAAAGGAAAGTCCAGGAGGGCCTTGGCTCTTTGTAGGACTCTTGCCTCTTTTTGACCCTCCAAGGCATGATAGTGCAGAGACAATAAGGCGCGCTCTTGTCCTTGGCGTCAATGTCAAAATGATAACTGGTGATCAGCTTGCCATAGCCAAGGAGACTGGTCGGAGGCTTGGTATGGGAACTAATATGTATCCTTCTTCTTCCCTCCTGGGGCAGAACAAGGATGAAAATACTGCTAATCTCCCTGTCGATGAGCTCATTGAAATGGCTGATGGCTTTGCTGGTGTCTTTCCAGGTAACTTTCTCCATATTTTTCCCGCAAATATTTCTTACTGTTAGCAAGCCGTCCTCCCTGATTTTAATAACTGTGCAGAGCACAAATATGAGATTGTGAAGAAGCTCCAAGAAAGAAAGCACATTTGTGGCATGACTGGAGATGGTGTGAATGATGCCCCTGCTCTGAAAAAAGCAGATATAGGCATAGCTGTGGCTGACGCTACTGATGCTGCCCGTAGTGCATCTGACATAGTTCTCACGGAGCCAGGACTTAGTGTGATAGTGAGTGCTGTATTGACCAGCCGAGCTATATTTCAGAGGATGAAGAATTATACCATTTATGCTGTTTCTATAACCATCCGAATCGTGCTAGGCTTCATGCTCATTGCACTTATATGGAAGTTCGATTTCTCACCTTTCATGGTTCTTATCATTGCCATTCTCAATGACGGAACCATCATGACCATATCTAAAGACAAGGTGAAGCCGTCACCCATGCCTGACTCATGGAAACTGAGAGAAATTTTTGCCACTGGCATAGTTCTTGGCACTTACCTAGCCGTTATGACTGTTATCTTCTTTTGGGCTGCTCACCAGTCAAATTTCTTCAGCGTAAGTAAATTGTGTAAATTTCTTCAGTAAATAATAGAACTGCTCCCCCATTCTTATTGCTTGAGCTTTATCTCATGTTGCTTATCGATCCACTAGATATTTTATATCCCGATCTCATGCTTCAACTTGGCGTTGTATTTGCAGGACAAGTTTGGGGTAAGATCGATTAGAGACAATGTACACGAGCTAAATGCAGCACTATATCTTCAAGTCAGCATCGTTAGTCAGGCACTCATATTTGTAACTAGGTCAAGGAGTTGGTCTTATGTAGAACGTCCTGGTCTCCTTCTGCTAGCTGCTTTTGTTATAGCACAACTGGTAAGTTGGTTGGTTAGATTCCAGTTGCAGATTAGTAGTGAACACCAATTGTCTTATACTTGTAGTTTCCTTCACCTCTAATGATTATTTATTATATGTTTCAGGTTGCCACCATAATTGCAGTATATGCAAACTGGGGTTTTGCTAGGATTCATGGTATTGGTTGGGGTTGGGCTGGTGTTATTTGGCTTTACAGTATTATTTTCTACATACCTCTGGATATTTTAAAATTCGCCATTAGATACACTTTGAGTGGCAGGGCCTGGAATAATATGATGGAGAACAAGGTACTTCACATCAACATTCACATCAAATTATTTATCACCTAACATGTAATGACACTTTCCTGCTTTTCACACCGGTGCAGGTTGCTTTCACAAGCAAGAAGGATTATGGTAGGGGAGAAAGAGAGGCACAGTGGGCGTTGGCTCAACGCACATTGCACGGACTTCAACCTTCTGATAGTTCCCAGGTGTTCGACAACAAAAGCTATATGGAATTGTCTGAAATAGCCGAACAGGCCAAGAGGCGTGCTGAAGTTGCCAGGTACTTGTGATTGATAGACCATTTTCAACTGCTTAGTGTTTGTAATGATTTCTAAGTTGTAACAGTTTTCTAATCGATTCTTTTGCATTTGTTAATAGGCTAAGAGAGCTTCATACTCTAAAGGGGCATGTGGAATCAGTGGTGAAGCTCAAGGGACTTGACATTGAGACAATTCAGCAACATTACACGGTTTAGTACAGAAGTCAGTGGGGGAAGTTTTACTAGTTGAAATAAAGGGTTAGAAATAAGGATTAGAGAACTGTTTCTAGGTTCCCTCTTTCCCTTCCTTTCGTTGTTGATTTTCGGAGATAGTGATGTTGATATGCGATAGGAATAATCTAGCAAAGAAGCTTGGAAAGCAGAGGTCTCGTAAGAGAGCTAGACAGTTTTGCTTTTAGCTTGTAGTAGTACTCCTATTATTCTACTAGTTTTAACTTTTTAACTCGTTATTTAGCCAGACTTACAAATTGCAGCATTCAAGTTTAGTGTTTTTATTTTAGTAGCTTAAGAATATAATCATTTTCCTCATCCTTTCAAGCTTTTTTTTAATAGAAACAAACATCGGTGACTTGTGAGACTTGAACCAAATCTTAACAAGAATTTGAGTAGTAGCTCAGTAGTTGCAAGGTTGAGTCCATGCGGAAgctaacaataacaacaacaatatccaaACCAAAATTCAGGGCAAAATCCTAACAACTATTTCCTGCGGTACTTTAAGTGTGTGGTTCAAAGAGAGCAATTTTAACACGAGGATCATCTCACGCTATCCTAATCTCAATAATGAACTAAAGTTAATGAAGAAACTAAGATATTTCCTTTTCTAAGTGATTGCTCATAACTGATGGAATAGAAAGATAATAAAAGAGAGAGTTTCTTGTCTAAAAGCCAACAATGGATCAAATAGTTTAAGCGCATAATATAATTGGCAACTAAATTATGATACTATCTTCATACATCAAATGCGCTTAAGTTACATAACTTAATATTGTTTCTTGATTTGAGCAATTGCATCAATGAAATAAATTTTGCAATGGACAAGCTTACAATAAAGTAAGTGATCTGCTTAAAATAAATTAGTACTTCTTCAATCTATATCCAGCTTTATTTAGAAACCACAATGCTCCTTCAGCTGCATTTTCTGCTGCTGCTTTCTTCTTTGAATGTGGATTGCCCATACACTCTATAGTTGTTGTACGGGGTCCTCTTATTTCCACATTTACTTTGAAGGTGAACCTGCATTTAGCTTCTCCTTCTCACTACTCA
Encoded proteins:
- the LOC104102055 gene encoding plasma membrane ATPase 4-like: MADQKGTVSLDDIKNENVDLERIPVDDVFRILISSKEGLASDEAERRLAVFGQNKLEEKKENKILKFFGFMWNPLSWVMEVAAFIAIVLANGQNRPPDWQDFLGIAVLLVINSTVSFIEENNAGNAAAALMAGLAPKTKVLRDGSWKEMDAAMLVPGDVISIKLGDIIPADARLLDGDPLKIDQSALTGESLPVTKNPGEGVFSGSTCKQGEIEAVVIATGISTFFGKAAHLVDSTNNVGHFQKVLTAIGNFCICSILVGIIIEILVMYPIQHRKYRDGIDNLLVLLIGGIPIAMPTVLSVTMAIGSHKLSQQGAITKRMTAIEEMAGMDVLCSDKTGTLTLNKLEVDKNLVEVFAKDIDQDTVILLGARASRVENQDAIDACIVGMLADAKEARAGIQEVHFLPFNPVDKRTAITYIDANGNWHRVSKGAPEQIIELCGLSEDVKRRVHSVIDKFADRGLRSLAVAQQTVPERTKESPGGPWLFVGLLPLFDPPRHDSAETIRRALVLGVNVKMITGDQLAIAKETGRRLGMGTNMYPSSSLLGQNKDENTANLPVDELIEMADGFAGVFPEHKYEIVKKLQERKHICGMTGDGVNDAPALKKADIGIAVADATDAARSASDIVLTEPGLSVIVSAVLTSRAIFQRMKNYTIYAVSITIRIVLGFMLIALIWKFDFSPFMVLIIAILNDGTIMTISKDKVKPSPMPDSWKLREIFATGIVLGTYLAVMTVIFFWAAHQSNFFSDKFGVRSIRDNVHELNAALYLQVSIVSQALIFVTRSRSWSYVERPGLLLLAAFVIAQLVATIIAVYANWGFARIHGIGWGWAGVIWLYSIIFYIPLDILKFAIRYTLSGRAWNNMMENKVAFTSKKDYGRGEREAQWALAQRTLHGLQPSDSSQVFDNKSYMELSEIAEQAKRRAEVARLRELHTLKGHVESVVKLKGLDIETIQQHYTV